AGTGCAGGATGCAACGGCCTATCCAAGCCTGACCGCGTCAACGTGGGAGGTGGGCACCGCTTACGCAAGACCTCGGCCACTACTCCCTAGACCGTAAACTCCCATTGGTGGCATTTGCTACATAACTCCCGAAATCTTCAGGTCATTTGCATGTATCACGGATGATCGCCTGGAGTGGTTCGAGATCGTCAACATCAATCGTGGCCGCCGAGATTGCTTGAGTGATCCGACAATTTTGGCGTTAGGCCTTCCCTAAGGTATACGTCCGTATGGAAGAAGAGACTTCATTGGACGGCGGCGGGCGTACCCGCGTTTCGCGACGCGGTAGCGTGGTCTTTCGCGCATCGGGTCCATGGTCCCATACGGTCATAAGTCTTCTGCAGCATCTTGAGCGCTCCGGTTTTTCTGAAGCACCGCGCGTGATAGGCCGCGGCTTCGACGAGCAAGGACGCGAAACTTTATCATTCATCGAGGGTGAAATTCTTCATCCCGGTCCTTGGGCCGACGACGCATTTCCCCGGTTGGGGGATATGCTCAGACGACTGCACGACGCCACCAGTTCATTTTCAGTTCCAAAGGATGCCGTTTGGCGACCGTGGTTTGGCCGCACCGTCGGTCGTGGTCCACTGGTCATTGGTCACTGCGACACTGGACCTTGGAACATTATATCCCGTGCAGGCCTGCCGATTGCTTTGATTGATTGGGAAGTTGCCGGTCCAGTGCGCCAGGATATCGAACTGGTCCAGGCATGCTGGTTGAACGCGCAGCTCTATGATGATGACATCGCGGAAAAGGTGGGCCTCGGTTCGGCAACAGCGAGGGCACGACAAATCCGCATGCTGCTCGACGGATATGGCCTCTCACAGAAAGCTCGAAGCGGGTTCATCGACCAGTTGATCGAATTCGCAGTGCTGGATGCAGCAGCACAGGCAATCGAATCCAGCGTCACGGCGGAAAGTACGAACCCTGAGCCACTCTGGGCAATAGCGTGGAGAATAAAGAGTGCGGCCTGGATACTCCGCAATCGCCACATATTGGAGACCGTTCTTGTTTGACGACGCGTCACCCCCAGACGCACACCGAATAGGGCGGATAGCCAGCACCTCACTGCTCAAAAGACCGAAACGGACGGATAAGCGGCTAAGCCATTTGGTTTCTGAGCGATATCCCCACCACCGGACGTTGCCAATGCCACAAGTTGCACTATTGTCTGTCCGGCACGCAAAAATCTGATGGTGATTATGCCGGTAGTAACTCGACATCTCATTGACCGGGGTGACGGAGCCACGGTCGAGCTTTTTCAAGCTCAAGCCGCAAGCGAAACGCCCGCAGGAGCAATCCTAGTTGTCCACGGCAATCAGGGTGGCCGTCTGCTTGGAGGGATAGAGGCGGTCGACAGCGGCGCGTTGCTTCGCTTTTGTTCTGGTTTGAATATCACTGCG
The Rhizobium leguminosarum DNA segment above includes these coding regions:
- a CDS encoding trifolitoxin immunity protein → MEEETSLDGGGRTRVSRRGSVVFRASGPWSHTVISLLQHLERSGFSEAPRVIGRGFDEQGRETLSFIEGEILHPGPWADDAFPRLGDMLRRLHDATSSFSVPKDAVWRPWFGRTVGRGPLVIGHCDTGPWNIISRAGLPIALIDWEVAGPVRQDIELVQACWLNAQLYDDDIAEKVGLGSATARARQIRMLLDGYGLSQKARSGFIDQLIEFAVLDAAAQAIESSVTAESTNPEPLWAIAWRIKSAAWILRNRHILETVLV